The following proteins are encoded in a genomic region of Thermococcus pacificus:
- the thiC gene encoding phosphomethylpyrimidine synthase ThiC, producing the protein MTQLEAAKRGEITEEMKFVAEREGISPEKLRKSIAKGHTVIFRNVRHDWVKPVAVGNVVRVKVNANIGTSRDIVDVKAEIEKAKVAVKYGADTIMDLSTGGDLDEIRKTIMHAVDVPIGTVPIYQAAEEMLAKGKAIIEMSEDDMWKAVEKHFRDGVDYTTIHVGVTKEVVEKMKRTKRVVGMVSRGGTFLAAWILHWGEENPFYRDYDYLLELAKEYDVVLSLGDGLRPGGLPDAGDELQIAELYTLGRLVRRAREAGVQTMVEGPGHVPIDQIAAQVKLAKVATDNAPFYVLGPIVTDIFPGYDHISAAIGGAIAALNGADFLCYVTPAEHLGLPDVEHVRQGVIAAKIAAHAVNLTRFEADFRKDYLMSLARGRLNWAEQFELSQDKERFIEIRNERPTKTEACSMCGDLCAIKIINDMLAGGKE; encoded by the coding sequence ATGACGCAGCTCGAAGCCGCGAAGAGGGGAGAGATAACCGAAGAGATGAAGTTCGTCGCGGAAAGGGAAGGAATAAGCCCTGAAAAGCTCAGGAAGAGCATAGCGAAGGGCCACACCGTCATATTCAGAAACGTGAGGCACGACTGGGTTAAGCCCGTCGCCGTCGGCAACGTCGTTAGGGTCAAGGTGAACGCGAACATAGGCACGTCGAGGGATATAGTGGACGTCAAGGCCGAGATAGAGAAGGCCAAAGTAGCAGTTAAGTACGGCGCCGACACCATAATGGACCTCTCCACCGGCGGGGACCTAGACGAGATCAGAAAAACCATAATGCACGCCGTTGACGTGCCGATAGGGACTGTCCCAATCTATCAGGCGGCGGAGGAGATGCTCGCTAAGGGAAAGGCCATCATCGAGATGAGCGAGGACGACATGTGGAAGGCCGTTGAGAAGCACTTCAGGGACGGCGTTGACTACACGACGATCCACGTCGGCGTCACCAAGGAAGTCGTTGAGAAGATGAAGAGGACAAAGAGAGTAGTCGGCATGGTATCTCGTGGCGGGACGTTTTTGGCGGCCTGGATACTCCACTGGGGAGAGGAGAACCCGTTCTACAGGGACTATGACTATTTGCTCGAGCTTGCAAAGGAATACGACGTTGTCCTCAGCCTGGGCGATGGCCTGAGGCCCGGCGGACTGCCAGATGCAGGCGACGAGCTTCAGATAGCCGAACTTTACACCCTCGGGAGGCTCGTGAGGAGGGCGAGGGAAGCGGGCGTTCAGACGATGGTCGAGGGGCCAGGGCATGTGCCGATAGACCAGATAGCGGCCCAGGTGAAACTGGCAAAGGTGGCGACGGACAACGCGCCCTTCTACGTCCTCGGGCCGATAGTGACGGACATCTTTCCAGGTTATGACCACATAAGCGCGGCCATAGGCGGTGCAATAGCCGCCCTGAACGGCGCGGATTTTCTCTGCTACGTAACGCCGGCCGAACACCTCGGCCTTCCCGATGTCGAGCACGTCCGCCAGGGCGTCATAGCGGCGAAGATAGCGGCCCACGCGGTAAACCTAACCCGCTTCGAGGCCGACTTCAGGAAAGACTACCTCATGAGCCTGGCGAGGGGAAGGCTCAACTGGGCCGAGCAGTTCGAGCTGAGCCAGGACAAAGAGCGGTTCATCGAGATAAGGAATGAGAGGCCGACCAAGACAGAGGCCTGCTCGATGTGCGGCGACCTCTGCGCGATAAAGATAATCAACGACATGCTCGCGGGTGGGAAGGAATGA
- the thiD gene encoding bifunctional hydroxymethylpyrimidine kinase/phosphomethylpyrimidine kinase, whose product MAVLIVAGLDTGGGAGLKADIETVSALGEHPLPVLTSVTYQNPSEVRGYHTLPPEVVREQIRAVRGSFKIGAVKIGMLGSREIAEAVKQETEGLTRVLDPVMESSTGAKLVDSVESVKVLILGSIVTPNVPEAEALSGLKIRSIEEMKEAAKVIAEELGAEAVVIKGGHLSYTDVLYWKGKLYEFPGERVEGFTHGTGCVFSSALAVFLAKGFELPETVERAKRFVEGSIRFSKAEARAVNPLWELERDAHRWRAKGELEEAVKELMELGEKLNPHVPEVGTNFALATPFSEVFAVKGRIVRYGGTIKPVGPVEFNASDHLRRALLKMREFYPEVRAVLNLRYSEELVEKAKKLGLVVSFYDRREEPEDVKRAEKGTMEWGIESAVKRVGKRPDLIYHLGDWGKEPMVLIFGRSAMEVVERVRALSSR is encoded by the coding sequence ATGGCCGTTTTGATCGTAGCGGGCCTCGACACAGGAGGAGGTGCGGGCTTAAAGGCCGATATCGAGACTGTCTCCGCCTTAGGGGAGCACCCCCTCCCCGTTCTTACCTCCGTCACCTACCAGAACCCCTCGGAAGTGAGAGGTTATCACACCCTCCCGCCGGAGGTCGTGAGGGAGCAGATACGGGCAGTCAGGGGGAGCTTCAAAATCGGGGCCGTCAAAATCGGAATGCTCGGAAGCAGAGAGATTGCCGAGGCAGTAAAGCAGGAGACGGAGGGCCTAACGAGGGTTCTTGACCCGGTCATGGAATCAAGCACAGGAGCAAAGCTCGTGGACTCAGTTGAGTCCGTCAAGGTCCTCATCCTGGGTTCAATAGTAACTCCAAACGTCCCCGAGGCGGAAGCACTGAGCGGCCTAAAAATCCGCTCGATAGAGGAAATGAAAGAGGCGGCAAAAGTAATCGCCGAAGAACTGGGGGCAGAAGCGGTGGTCATTAAGGGCGGACATTTAAGCTACACCGACGTCCTCTACTGGAAAGGCAAGCTTTACGAGTTCCCCGGCGAGAGAGTGGAAGGCTTCACCCACGGGACAGGCTGTGTCTTTTCCTCTGCTCTGGCGGTGTTCCTCGCTAAAGGGTTTGAGCTTCCAGAGACCGTTGAGAGGGCAAAGCGCTTCGTCGAAGGCTCGATAAGGTTCTCGAAGGCTGAGGCCAGAGCGGTGAATCCCCTCTGGGAGCTTGAGAGGGACGCCCACCGCTGGAGAGCTAAGGGAGAGCTTGAGGAAGCCGTTAAAGAACTCATGGAGCTCGGAGAAAAGCTGAACCCGCACGTTCCGGAGGTGGGGACGAACTTCGCCTTAGCGACGCCTTTCAGCGAGGTCTTTGCCGTAAAGGGCAGGATAGTCCGATACGGTGGAACGATTAAGCCCGTCGGCCCGGTTGAGTTCAACGCCAGCGACCACCTTAGGAGGGCTTTGCTCAAGATGCGCGAGTTTTATCCAGAAGTTAGGGCCGTCCTGAACCTCCGCTATTCAGAAGAACTCGTTGAGAAGGCTAAAAAGCTCGGCCTCGTCGTTTCCTTCTACGACAGGAGGGAGGAGCCGGAGGACGTGAAGAGGGCCGAGAAGGGCACGATGGAGTGGGGCATCGAGAGCGCTGTGAAGAGGGTTGGAAAGAGGCCCGATTTAATCTACCACCTCGGCGATTGGGGCAAGGAGCCGATGGTTTTGATCTTCGGGAGGAGCGCAATGGAGGTCGTTGAGCGGGTCAGGGCCCTCTCCAGTCGATGA
- a CDS encoding heparan-alpha-glucosaminide N-acetyltransferase domain-containing protein: MAAGAPLLPDGRRKRGIELSTSGLLHFVAFAGRYTLLIYLIHQPVLVGLLRLFYGCSPDCQFNRKA; the protein is encoded by the coding sequence ATGGCGGCTGGGGCCCCTCTTCTGCCCGACGGGAGAAGGAAACGCGGGATAGAGCTGTCAACCAGCGGCCTCCTCCACTTCGTAGCCTTCGCGGGCAGGTATACCCTGCTGATATACCTCATTCACCAGCCGGTACTCGTGGGGCTGCTGAGGCTTTTCTATGGGTGCTCCCCGGACTGTCAGTTTAACCGGAAAGCTTAA
- the cysS gene encoding cysteine--tRNA ligase, producing the protein MAIKIYNTQTRQKEEFRPLREGEVRMYVCGPTVYDYTHIGHARTYIAFDVVRRYFEHKGYTVLMVMNFTDIDDKIIKRANETGEDPKKLAEKFLRYFLEDMAALKVKPADIYPRVTEHIEDIIDFIRKLQEKGYAYEGSDGVYFEVRKFKDYGKLSKIKLEDLVKGARVEPGEGKKNPEDFALWKKAKPGEPKWESPWGEGRPGWHIECSTMSTKYLGESFDIHGGGNDLIFPHHENEIAQTEACTGHEWVRYWMHTGFLMVNGEKMSKSLGNFITIREALKRYDPEVIRLFVLQRHYRSPLDYTEEGMEHAKNNLERLYNTLENIRVAMERAEISFRWEEPEFEAYEAVREARKKFYEAMDDDFNTAEALKAVFEASNAVNRYLTQVETPKESILRKAWEFFKVVSEVFGIFEDYFKEQKAGEEEELIKLLVEVRAQLRKERNFALADKIRAELRELGIQLEDTPQGTVWKRVKV; encoded by the coding sequence ATGGCTATAAAGATATACAACACTCAGACGAGGCAGAAGGAAGAGTTCAGACCGCTCAGAGAGGGCGAGGTGAGAATGTACGTCTGCGGGCCGACGGTTTACGATTACACCCACATAGGCCACGCGAGAACATACATAGCATTCGATGTGGTTAGGCGCTACTTCGAGCACAAGGGATATACTGTCCTGATGGTCATGAACTTCACGGACATAGACGATAAAATCATCAAGAGGGCGAACGAGACCGGTGAAGACCCGAAGAAGCTCGCCGAGAAGTTTCTGCGCTACTTCCTGGAGGATATGGCGGCTTTAAAGGTCAAGCCGGCCGACATATATCCCCGTGTCACCGAACACATCGAGGACATCATAGACTTCATAAGAAAGCTCCAGGAGAAGGGCTACGCCTACGAGGGGAGCGACGGGGTTTACTTCGAGGTTCGCAAGTTCAAGGACTACGGCAAGCTGAGCAAGATAAAGCTGGAAGACCTCGTCAAGGGCGCAAGGGTTGAGCCTGGCGAGGGGAAGAAGAACCCCGAAGACTTTGCCCTCTGGAAGAAGGCGAAGCCGGGAGAACCCAAATGGGAAAGCCCCTGGGGCGAGGGAAGGCCCGGCTGGCACATAGAATGCTCCACGATGAGCACCAAATACCTCGGTGAGAGCTTCGACATCCACGGCGGCGGCAACGACCTCATCTTCCCGCACCACGAGAACGAGATTGCCCAAACTGAAGCCTGCACCGGCCACGAGTGGGTCCGCTACTGGATGCACACGGGCTTCCTCATGGTCAACGGCGAGAAGATGAGCAAGAGCCTCGGGAACTTCATAACCATTAGGGAGGCCCTGAAGCGCTACGACCCCGAGGTGATAAGGCTCTTCGTGCTCCAGAGGCACTACCGCTCGCCGCTTGACTACACGGAGGAGGGCATGGAGCACGCGAAGAACAACCTTGAGCGCCTGTACAACACCCTCGAGAACATTCGCGTGGCGATGGAGAGGGCAGAGATTTCCTTCCGCTGGGAGGAGCCGGAGTTTGAAGCCTACGAGGCGGTAAGGGAGGCAAGGAAAAAGTTCTACGAGGCGATGGACGATGACTTCAACACGGCCGAGGCTCTGAAGGCCGTCTTCGAGGCATCGAACGCGGTCAACCGCTATTTAACCCAGGTGGAGACGCCGAAGGAGAGCATCCTAAGGAAGGCCTGGGAGTTCTTCAAGGTTGTAAGCGAGGTCTTCGGAATCTTCGAGGACTACTTCAAGGAGCAGAAGGCCGGTGAGGAGGAGGAACTAATAAAGCTCCTCGTAGAGGTCCGCGCCCAGCTCAGGAAGGAGAGGAACTTCGCCCTGGCGGACAAGATAAGGGCCGAGCTGAGGGAGCTTGGAATTCAGCTCGAGGATACGCCTCAGGGCACGGTGTGGAAGAGAGTAAAGGTTTGA
- a CDS encoding phosphoribosylaminoimidazolesuccinocarboxamide synthase yields MRLLYSGKTKDVYEDGPYLIFHFKDTVLGRNGEEDSGGNEVVGEKAGKGSVVLDQTEFFFKLLEKNGVKTHFVERIDGRKARLLKAERIPLEVIYRELAYGSFLRRYNGWVRPFQWLRIVEFTLKDDRLDDPVIAEDAISSLGIASREEVEEMKRTTVKVAEILRGFLASKGLQLVDFKLEFGRLNGELLVIDELSGDTMRVAKDGRILTREELLEVVG; encoded by the coding sequence ATGAGGCTCCTCTACTCCGGCAAGACCAAGGACGTCTACGAGGACGGCCCTTATCTTATCTTTCACTTCAAGGACACCGTCCTCGGCAGGAACGGCGAGGAGGACAGCGGGGGCAACGAGGTTGTTGGCGAAAAGGCCGGGAAGGGGAGCGTCGTTTTGGATCAAACCGAGTTCTTCTTCAAACTGCTCGAAAAGAACGGCGTAAAGACTCACTTCGTCGAGAGGATTGACGGGAGGAAGGCCCGCCTCCTGAAGGCCGAGAGGATTCCGCTTGAGGTGATCTACCGGGAGCTGGCCTACGGGAGCTTCCTGAGGAGATACAATGGGTGGGTAAGGCCCTTTCAGTGGCTAAGAATAGTCGAGTTCACACTGAAGGACGACCGCCTCGACGACCCAGTGATAGCTGAAGACGCTATAAGTTCCCTCGGAATCGCGAGCAGGGAAGAGGTCGAGGAGATGAAGAGAACGACGGTGAAGGTGGCCGAAATTCTCAGGGGATTCCTCGCATCGAAGGGCCTCCAGCTGGTTGACTTCAAGCTTGAGTTTGGAAGACTAAACGGGGAGCTTCTGGTTATAGACGAGCTGAGCGGGGACACGATGCGCGTTGCAAAAGACGGGAGGATTCTAACCCGGGAAGAGCTTCTGGAGGTGGTCGGATGA
- a CDS encoding FKBP-type peptidyl-prolyl cis-trans isomerase: MIMTKVQRGDVIRLHYTGKVKETGEVFDTTYEEVAKEAGIYNEKGIYGPVPIAVGAGHVLKGLDEQLEGLEVGEKYEIIVPPEKGFGKRDPKLIKTFTLGQFRRQGIYPFPGMPVEIETEGGRKLRGRVLTVSGGRVRVDFNHPYAGKHLVYEVEVVEKIDDPIEKVKALMELRMPNVDREKVIIEVGENDVTVDFTPVLGEVDKNTLILGEIILESDLKFLGYEEITFKPSVDELLKPPEEEEESKEVVELEEEVSEPLVEKAEETEEKEATAEDTEEKPAEEKPAEEETKEEEKAEAAEAKEEEKEVTEEKTEEKTKKTTGKKKTTKGRKTRRTTTRKTTSKKKTKASEKKEEPKEE, encoded by the coding sequence ATGATCATGACGAAGGTTCAGAGGGGAGACGTCATAAGGCTCCACTACACCGGGAAGGTCAAGGAGACTGGTGAGGTATTCGACACCACCTACGAGGAGGTCGCCAAGGAGGCTGGAATTTACAACGAGAAGGGCATCTACGGCCCGGTTCCTATAGCCGTTGGAGCCGGCCACGTCCTCAAGGGTCTCGATGAGCAGCTGGAGGGCCTTGAGGTCGGGGAGAAGTACGAGATAATCGTCCCCCCCGAGAAGGGCTTCGGCAAGCGCGACCCCAAGCTCATAAAGACCTTCACGCTCGGCCAGTTCAGGAGGCAGGGCATCTACCCGTTCCCTGGCATGCCCGTTGAGATAGAAACCGAGGGCGGTAGGAAGCTCAGGGGAAGGGTTCTCACCGTCAGCGGCGGCCGCGTCAGGGTCGACTTCAACCACCCCTACGCCGGCAAGCACCTCGTTTACGAGGTCGAGGTAGTCGAGAAGATAGACGACCCGATCGAGAAGGTCAAGGCCCTCATGGAGCTCCGCATGCCGAACGTTGACAGGGAGAAGGTCATCATCGAGGTCGGCGAGAATGACGTCACAGTTGACTTCACCCCCGTTCTCGGCGAGGTTGACAAGAACACCCTCATCCTTGGTGAGATAATCCTCGAGAGCGACCTTAAGTTCCTCGGTTACGAGGAGATAACCTTCAAGCCGAGCGTTGATGAGCTGCTCAAGCCACCTGAGGAAGAAGAGGAGTCCAAAGAGGTCGTGGAGCTTGAGGAGGAGGTCAGCGAGCCTCTCGTCGAGAAGGCGGAGGAAACCGAGGAGAAAGAGGCCACTGCTGAGGATACAGAGGAGAAGCCTGCTGAGGAGAAGCCGGCCGAGGAAGAGACCAAGGAAGAAGAGAAGGCCGAGGCTGCCGAGGCCAAGGAAGAGGAGAAAGAAGTAACCGAGGAGAAGACTGAGGAGAAGACCAAGAAGACGACCGGCAAGAAGAAGACCACCAAGGGCAGGAAGACGAGGAGAACCACCACCAGGAAGACCACCAGCAAGAAGAAGACCAAGGCATCTGAGAAGAAGGAAGAGCCCAAGGAGGAGTGA
- a CDS encoding sulfide-dependent adenosine diphosphate thiazole synthase has translation MLKDVEISRAIVEAYFNDLLENLSLDVAIVGAGPSGMVAGYYLAKNGAKVAIFEKKLSIGGGIWGGAMGFNRIVVQEEAKEILDEFGIRYRPFKNGLYVADAIETATTLASRAVKAGVKVFNMIEVEDLVVKENRVAGIVINWTPVKMTGLHVDPLTVEAKFVVDSTGHGAQISQHLLKRGLIEKIPGEGPMWAEKGEELTVKHTGEVFPGLYVTGMAANALAGAPRMGPIFGGMFLSGRKAALEILQKLG, from the coding sequence ATGCTGAAGGATGTGGAGATAAGCAGGGCAATAGTTGAGGCCTACTTCAACGACCTCCTTGAGAACCTCTCTTTGGATGTTGCCATAGTGGGAGCGGGCCCCTCCGGGATGGTCGCCGGCTATTATCTGGCCAAGAACGGGGCGAAGGTGGCCATCTTCGAGAAGAAGCTCTCCATCGGCGGCGGCATCTGGGGGGGAGCTATGGGCTTCAACAGGATAGTCGTCCAGGAGGAAGCTAAGGAAATCCTCGACGAGTTCGGGATAAGATACAGGCCCTTCAAAAACGGCCTCTACGTTGCCGACGCCATAGAAACGGCAACGACCCTCGCGAGCAGGGCGGTAAAGGCGGGAGTTAAGGTATTCAACATGATCGAGGTCGAGGATTTGGTTGTCAAGGAGAACCGCGTCGCTGGAATCGTCATCAACTGGACGCCTGTCAAGATGACGGGTCTTCACGTCGACCCCCTCACGGTCGAGGCCAAGTTCGTGGTGGACTCGACAGGCCACGGGGCACAGATAAGCCAGCACCTCCTCAAGCGCGGGCTCATTGAGAAGATCCCCGGTGAGGGGCCGATGTGGGCCGAGAAGGGCGAGGAGCTGACGGTAAAGCACACGGGGGAGGTGTTCCCCGGCCTCTACGTAACCGGAATGGCGGCGAACGCTTTAGCTGGAGCGCCGAGGATGGGGCCGATATTCGGCGGGATGTTCCTGAGCGGCAGAAAAGCGGCCCTCGAAATCCTTCAAAAGCTGGGGTGA
- a CDS encoding phosphoribosyltransferase, giving the protein MKKFPAYLASWDDIERWAKEGAWKVLEDGWIPDVVVGLARGGWVAARLYCDYLGVKDLVSLKVEHWGVTATPDGKAKLKYGSNYDLSGKKVLIVDDISDTGESLTLAKNYVESQKPAEIRVATLLTIRGSRFKPDYYGEEIDWAWIVFPWNFVEDMINLVNNLFEEKDALTTDEIVDLFKELHNMDVPKGKLEEALRMAERRKVFKFREGAWRKA; this is encoded by the coding sequence ATGAAGAAGTTTCCGGCGTATCTGGCTTCTTGGGACGATATTGAGAGATGGGCCAAGGAAGGGGCTTGGAAGGTACTCGAGGACGGCTGGATTCCCGACGTTGTCGTTGGGCTCGCAAGGGGCGGCTGGGTCGCCGCGCGTTTGTACTGTGACTACCTCGGCGTTAAGGACCTCGTCAGCCTCAAGGTCGAGCACTGGGGCGTTACGGCAACGCCAGATGGAAAGGCGAAGCTCAAGTACGGAAGCAACTACGACCTGAGCGGCAAGAAGGTTCTCATCGTTGACGACATCAGCGACACCGGCGAGAGCCTGACCCTCGCGAAGAACTACGTCGAAAGCCAGAAACCGGCGGAGATAAGGGTCGCCACGCTTCTCACGATCAGGGGCTCGCGCTTCAAGCCCGACTACTACGGCGAGGAGATCGACTGGGCCTGGATAGTCTTCCCCTGGAACTTCGTCGAGGACATGATAAACCTAGTAAACAATCTCTTCGAGGAGAAGGACGCTTTAACCACCGATGAAATCGTCGACCTGTTCAAGGAGCTTCACAATATGGACGTTCCTAAAGGCAAGCTCGAAGAGGCACTCCGCATGGCTGAGCGCAGGAAGGTTTTTAAGTTCCGTGAGGGAGCCTGGCGCAAAGCCTGA
- a CDS encoding IMP cyclohydrolase: MAYTGRTLGIGLMNGKPFAFYLLCSRSFPNRKAVIRGNAAYIINQTETDNPYVSYPVVRVNERYAVVTNGLHTDFIFQALEWEKPRKALIHVLDAMDYERDDHNTPRIAGVVERGSERGWLGFVGRDGFWVRELELREGKALVTATYNVDGFIKIGLSNFSSARELATEILKLPFEHKIISIGIAEKKDGWEIEAAS; encoded by the coding sequence TTGGCCTACACAGGCAGGACGCTCGGGATTGGCCTGATGAACGGGAAGCCCTTCGCCTTCTACCTCCTCTGCTCCCGTTCCTTCCCGAACAGGAAGGCCGTGATTCGGGGAAATGCAGCCTACATCATCAACCAGACCGAGACGGACAACCCCTACGTGAGCTATCCAGTGGTTAGGGTAAACGAGAGGTACGCGGTGGTTACCAACGGCCTCCACACTGACTTCATCTTCCAGGCCCTTGAATGGGAGAAGCCGAGGAAGGCTTTGATCCACGTTCTCGACGCGATGGACTACGAGAGAGATGACCACAACACGCCGAGGATAGCCGGAGTTGTAGAGCGCGGGAGCGAGCGGGGCTGGCTCGGCTTCGTCGGAAGGGACGGCTTCTGGGTGAGGGAGCTTGAGCTGAGGGAAGGCAAAGCCTTAGTTACGGCAACATACAACGTGGATGGCTTCATCAAAATCGGTCTGAGCAACTTCAGCTCTGCCAGAGAACTCGCCACAGAGATCCTTAAGCTTCCTTTTGAGCACAAGATAATCTCAATAGGGATTGCAGAAAAGAAAGATGGGTGGGAGATCGAAGCGGCCTCTTGA
- a CDS encoding formate--phosphoribosylaminoimidazolecarboxamide ligase, which translates to MIISTIASHSSLQILLGAKDEGLKTRLYVKPGRKAFYASTRLADELVVTENMDAILNDEGIVVPHGSFVAYLGLEAIEKAKVRFFGNRRFLKWETTFELQDRALDKAGIPRVEVVEPEDIRSDELYFVRLEGPRGGSGHFIVRGDEIEERLKRVEGNYRVERFIPGVYLYVHFFYSPILDRLELLGVDERVVIADGNARWPVKPLPYTIAGNVGVALRESLLPRLYDYGLAFVEAMRKLEPPGIIGPFALHFAYDGEFKAIGFASRIDGGSNALHWYGRLYWDEPMSAGRRIAREIKLALEEERLEEVVTWPTQAGRSGLA; encoded by the coding sequence ATGATAATCTCAACGATAGCTTCTCACTCCTCCCTTCAGATTCTCCTTGGAGCTAAAGACGAGGGCCTTAAGACGAGGCTCTACGTGAAGCCCGGGAGAAAGGCCTTCTACGCCTCGACGAGGCTCGCCGACGAGCTCGTCGTCACCGAAAACATGGACGCGATACTCAACGACGAGGGGATAGTGGTCCCGCACGGCTCCTTCGTTGCCTACCTCGGCCTTGAGGCGATAGAAAAAGCAAAAGTAAGGTTCTTCGGCAACAGGCGCTTCCTCAAGTGGGAGACGACCTTTGAACTGCAGGACAGGGCCCTCGATAAGGCAGGGATACCGCGCGTTGAGGTGGTGGAGCCTGAGGACATCAGGTCAGATGAGCTCTACTTCGTCCGCCTTGAGGGGCCGAGGGGCGGCAGCGGGCACTTCATCGTCCGTGGGGATGAGATTGAGGAAAGGCTGAAGAGAGTTGAGGGGAACTACCGGGTCGAGCGCTTTATTCCTGGCGTTTACCTCTACGTCCACTTCTTCTACTCGCCGATCTTGGATAGGCTCGAACTCCTCGGCGTGGACGAGCGGGTAGTTATAGCGGACGGAAACGCTCGCTGGCCGGTTAAACCGCTTCCCTACACGATAGCTGGCAACGTTGGCGTTGCCCTCAGGGAGTCGCTCCTCCCGAGGCTCTACGACTACGGCCTGGCCTTCGTCGAGGCTATGAGAAAGCTTGAACCGCCCGGGATAATCGGGCCTTTCGCCCTGCACTTCGCCTACGACGGGGAGTTCAAGGCCATCGGCTTCGCCTCGCGGATAGACGGCGGGAGCAACGCCCTCCACTGGTACGGGCGGCTCTACTGGGATGAGCCAATGAGCGCTGGAAGGAGGATAGCGCGGGAGATAAAGCTCGCCCTTGAGGAGGAGAGGCTTGAGGAGGTGGTAACTTGGCCTACACAGGCAGGACGCTCGGGATTGGCCTGA
- the mrtA gene encoding CPBP family archaeomyxosortase MrtA, with amino-acid sequence MELRRNPYILYFILLPLILVVRYSDGGVFRWALYNLLFYFAVPLLVGRVMGFRRDELGVQIGKGPSYRWALILFIATIPLSLYGTTVPEMKDYYPIFEYSGWGDFFVKELAVGAIMFAHEAFFRGMLLFPLAKKNEWLAILAQDVPYALAHIGKPGIEVPYSFVAGIIFAKMDLKGESFLPSFLLHWLGSVLFDVLCVIF; translated from the coding sequence ATGGAGCTCAGGCGGAACCCCTACATCCTTTACTTCATCCTGCTCCCGCTGATTCTCGTCGTCAGGTACAGCGACGGCGGAGTCTTTCGCTGGGCGCTCTACAATCTGCTGTTCTACTTCGCGGTTCCGTTGCTGGTCGGGAGGGTTATGGGCTTCAGGAGGGACGAACTTGGGGTTCAGATTGGAAAGGGCCCCAGCTACAGGTGGGCGCTGATTCTGTTCATCGCCACGATACCTCTGAGTCTCTACGGCACGACCGTGCCCGAGATGAAGGACTACTACCCGATATTTGAGTACTCCGGATGGGGTGACTTCTTCGTCAAGGAGCTCGCGGTTGGGGCCATCATGTTCGCCCACGAGGCCTTCTTTCGCGGTATGCTCCTCTTTCCGCTGGCGAAAAAGAACGAGTGGCTGGCCATCCTTGCCCAAGACGTTCCCTACGCCCTCGCCCATATTGGAAAGCCCGGCATCGAGGTGCCCTACTCCTTTGTGGCAGGTATAATCTTCGCCAAGATGGATTTGAAGGGTGAGAGCTTCCTGCCCAGCTTCCTCCTCCACTGGCTCGGCTCCGTTCTCTTTGACGTCCTCTGCGTCATCTTTTAA